The proteins below are encoded in one region of Gemmatimonadaceae bacterium:
- a CDS encoding glycosyltransferase, which produces MRILIDARSVRTPAGSQIFRGLCRGWLHDPRVDAVIAAIPRGFTESEVPHDVEPLRVASNNWASHLLTDLPRAADRTRADIIFCPNGVGPADTRAVVYLQDMFHFVFKAASNSAARIAVQRAVRAGIRALSHPYHRVAIAVSPAIALAAESRFRVPIEIVPNGVDVSDLLWHGGGASVLVLGGIGARKDEGTALNAWAAIERPDGIMLTLVGVEPKQRRARLRLMARDLGIGKSVVIRGMLSRGPYLKELARCVVSISCSRLEAFSLPVAEALMMNAPIVCSDIPAHLDLIARAGAGRIFPQRDSAALGAIISEALHGVLPPRTGGPVPGWDWHSRAAQQIDIFERYVLDPLVAKDHRKASMRRSGS; this is translated from the coding sequence ATCGGTGCGGACCCCCGCGGGGTCCCAGATCTTCCGAGGTCTTTGCCGTGGCTGGCTTCACGACCCGCGCGTTGATGCAGTCATCGCAGCCATTCCGAGAGGTTTTACCGAATCGGAAGTTCCGCATGACGTTGAGCCATTACGCGTGGCATCGAACAATTGGGCGAGCCACCTGCTCACCGACTTGCCACGCGCGGCTGATCGGACCCGCGCTGACATCATCTTCTGCCCGAATGGAGTCGGACCGGCGGACACACGTGCTGTCGTGTACCTCCAAGACATGTTTCACTTTGTCTTCAAGGCGGCGTCAAACTCTGCAGCGCGGATCGCCGTCCAACGTGCGGTCCGCGCAGGCATCCGTGCGCTCTCGCATCCGTATCATCGCGTCGCTATCGCGGTTTCTCCTGCCATCGCGCTGGCAGCAGAAAGTCGCTTCCGGGTGCCCATCGAGATAGTCCCGAACGGCGTCGACGTCAGTGATCTGCTCTGGCACGGCGGGGGGGCATCCGTTCTCGTGTTAGGCGGCATAGGTGCGCGCAAGGACGAAGGGACGGCGCTGAATGCATGGGCGGCAATTGAGCGGCCGGACGGTATAATGCTCACGTTGGTCGGAGTCGAACCAAAACAACGCCGCGCGAGGCTGCGCCTCATGGCCCGAGATTTAGGCATCGGCAAATCGGTCGTGATACGCGGAATGCTGTCTCGTGGCCCCTATCTCAAAGAGCTGGCGCGGTGTGTCGTCTCGATTTCTTGTAGTCGGCTGGAAGCCTTTAGCTTGCCGGTGGCCGAAGCATTGATGATGAACGCACCGATCGTCTGCAGCGATATTCCGGCGCACCTTGATCTGATCGCCCGAGCCGGCGCAGGTCGCATCTTTCCCCAACGCGACTCTGCTGCGTTGGGCGCCATCATCTCGGAGGCACTGCACGGTGTGCTCCCCCCACGCACGGGTGGACCGGTGCCGGGTTGGGACTGGCACAGCCGCGCCGCGCAGCAGATCGACATCTTCGAGCGCTACGTGCTCGACCCGCTGGTCGCAAAGGATCATCGGAAGGCTTCAATGCGCCGCAGCGGCTCCTAA